The DNA region AAGATGTTTCCTCGAGGGAGCTCCGAGCGCGCCACTTATCAAAGATCTGTCCAGACGGTTGACATGTGAGCCGCAAATCACATTTCTGCAATGTTTCGTTTCGTGTAAGGGATCGAGTAATTGCTGGTGCTACGGCAAAGGGATGAAGTGCCTTACCCACATTCATATATACCTTCAGGAGCAACCCTAGGGTGAGGTTATCCTTGAGATGCCAATACGCGAGCAATATATCTCATCTGCATTACCGATAAACACAAGGCTAAACCAGGAAAGAGGAATTGATTGAAAGGCTTGGACTCAACATAGGGTACCATTAATCAAGATGTTGGTTAACAGGCTCGTGTGCGACGGCTTACAGGGCGCTGGTACGAGGGAGGACCCCTGCAGCCCACACACTATTTCTGGGGAACAGGGGGCCCAGGGGGCTTCGCGCCAAGCCCAACCTGGAAGTGGTGCTCTCGTTCGACGGGGAAAAAAGGCCACGACTGCCTTGGGGGAGCATCAtccctttttccctttcagCTGAAGCTCTTCAAGCTCGACTTCACTTGCGCGAGAGCTGCAcgctttcttcttcatcgcctGCCATCAAGTGTCTccatttcttttttgggggaCACTTTCTGTTGGGTGCTTTCTTCAACCAATCTAGGTACTGGACGGGACCAAACCTTGTTCCAGCACGCACTTTATTCTTTTTTCGACACGCTCGTTTTAGCCATTTTATGATTTGCATCTCCATATCaagacaaccaccaacaccgaggcCCGTCCGCAACCACCCTGaatatcaacaccaccacaaacccaATTCCTACCAACGAAGCCGAATTGATTAGTCCCCttcgccatcatggccgccGTCAACGACAGAGGCCCTGTCGTCACTGGCGCTGATCTGGGCGATGCCCGAAGGCGTAACGTCCCAGGCACTCCCCAGACAGTTGCCGTCGTTCCAGAGCCTGATGAtaagaagaaggtcaagaaggTGAGCACCAATTGCCTCTATCTACAGTTTCTCGGGTATCCGTATCATCACTGGCAATAGGATGCCCCGCCAAGGCATTGGGCAGCTTGCGCCAGATCGTCTCCTTGTGGTCATGTGCTAACAGCTTGTGTTTGACAGGAACCGTCCTTCCTCGAGATCCTGGACCAATGGGAGTGGATCATTGCCCCCATCGTATTCACCGCGctcgccttcttcacacGTCTCTACAAGATCGGTCTTTCCAACATCGTTACTTGGGACGAAGCCCAGTTAGTAGACCCCCCGTTATCGCGTCGTTGTCTTGTCGTTGCAACGGTGCCGCTAACCTGACGGCCTGCGACAGTTTCGGAAAGTTCGGTAGCCACTACCTCAAACGCGAGTTCTACTTCGATGTCCATGTATGTTCTCCCGAGTATTACAACAGCCAGAGCCTTTTGCTAACCGGGCTGTCTTGCTAGCCCCCCGCTGGAAAGCTTCTCGTCGGTCTGAGCGGATATCTTGCCGGTTACAATGGGTCCTTCGAGTTCAAGTCGGGAGAGACCTACCCTCCTGAGCTCAACTACACTTTTATGCGCCAGTTCAACGCCTTTTGGGGTGCCATTTGCGTCCCCCTCGCCTACTGGACtgccaaggagctcaagctcCGCCGCAATGCTGTCTGGCTCGTCACTCTTATGGTCCTCTGCGAGAACTCatacaccaccatctcccggTTTATCCTCCTCGATTCTATGCTCCTGTTCGGTACCGTTGCCACGACACTCTGCTGGGCCAAGTTCCATGGCCAGCGCAAGAACAGCTTCGAGCCCGAGTGGTTCTTTTGGCTGTTCATGACTGGTCTTAGCATTGGTTTCGTTACCAGTGTCAAGCTGGTGGGACTCTTCGTCACTGCTCTGGTTGGTCTTTACACCATTGAGGATCTCTGGAACAAGTTTGGCGACACCAAGATGCCaatctccaccctcgccgcccacGTCGGAACTCGCGTCGTTGGTCTCATCATCCTGCCCTTCCTTGTTTACCTTCTCAGCTTCGCCATCCACTTTGCGGTTCTCACCAACAGCGGTCCTGGCGATGCTCAGATGTCTTCACTTTTCCAGGCCAACTTGAGGGGGACTGAGGTCGGCAGGAACAGCCCATTGGAAGTGGCCATCGGTTCCAAGGTTACCATCAAGAATATGGGCTATGGTGGCGGTCTCCTCCACAGTCACGTTCAGACCTACCCCGAGGGCTCTGGCCAGCAACAGGTTACCTGCTACCACCACAAGGATGCCAACAACGACTGGTTCTTCTACCCCAACCGCCGCGATGCCGATTACGATGCCGCTGCCGAACCCCGTTTCATTGCCGACGGCCAGACCATTCGTCTCCTTCACTCCCAGACCGGCCGCAACCTCCACTCTCACCAAATCGCTGCTCCCATTACCAAGGCCGACTGGGAAGTTTCCAGCTACGGCAACATCACTGTTG from Podospora pseudocomata strain CBS 415.72m chromosome 3, whole genome shotgun sequence includes:
- the PMT2 gene encoding Dolichyl-phosphate-mannose--protein mannosyltransferase 2 (COG:O; EggNog:ENOG503NURN; CAZy:GT39) translates to MAAVNDRGPVVTGADLGDARRRNVPGTPQTVAVVPEPDDKKKVKKEPSFLEILDQWEWIIAPIVFTALAFFTRLYKIGLSNIVTWDEAHFGKFGSHYLKREFYFDVHPPAGKLLVGLSGYLAGYNGSFEFKSGETYPPELNYTFMRQFNAFWGAICVPLAYWTAKELKLRRNAVWLVTLMVLCENSYTTISRFILLDSMLLFGTVATTLCWAKFHGQRKNSFEPEWFFWLFMTGLSIGFVTSVKLVGLFVTALVGLYTIEDLWNKFGDTKMPISTLAAHVGTRVVGLIILPFLVYLLSFAIHFAVLTNSGPGDAQMSSLFQANLRGTEVGRNSPLEVAIGSKVTIKNMGYGGGLLHSHVQTYPEGSGQQQVTCYHHKDANNDWFFYPNRRDADYDAAAEPRFIADGQTIRLLHSQTGRNLHSHQIAAPITKADWEVSSYGNITVGDEKDHWKIEVVSDAASRDRSKIRTLTTAFRLKHEVLGCYLRAGNVNLPQWGFKQIEVTCTKDNKPRDTYTHWNIESHINEKLPPGDPGQYRSPFFKDFVHLNVAMMTSNNALVPDPDKQDDLASQWWQWPILHVGLRMCGWDDKIVKYFLLGNPLVYWGSTAGLGVFGLLTVWYILRWQRGYRELSQFDIDQIHYAGIYPVIGWFLHYLPFVIMARVTYVHHYYPALYFAILTFGFLTDWFTRNQKKIVQYATYAVLDATVIGLYIYFIPICWGMTGPNRQYGYMKWFDTWRMSDA